Proteins encoded in a region of the Stigmatella erecta genome:
- a CDS encoding RCC1 domain-containing protein yields MMKTMTPPRLETLLTLALLASLAGCTNFAQEEISFCERNPSRCGQDPGDGGLLPDGGPSDTTAPVIVQSAQSATHILAHETVSLRVTAQDDESPRLAFLWESNLGSFGTPSSTDTTSEVTWTPPPCSPASTGVSITVTVTNGSRLSATKVFSLSTNPCPAPALSTRARHSLALRGDGTVWAWGANDDGQLGDGTKTSRVTPVQVLGVASVIAVAAGASHSLALRSDGAVWAWGANGNGQLGDGTNTSRLTPVLVSSPSNVLAIAASSFHSLALRGDGSVWAWGSNGAGQLGDGTTASRLTPVQVSGLSSVTAIAAGHACSLALRSGGTVWAWGDNSKGQLGDGTNTPRLTPVQVSGLSGATTLSAGLASAVALRGDGSVWAWGANDDGQLGDGTKASRVTPVQVSGLSGVTAIATGNGHSLALSGEGTVWAWGFNGSGQLGDGTNTSRLTPVQVSGLSGATAIATGSAHSLALSGDGTAWAWGFNGNGQLGNGMLTRQSTPLQSQGLTDVAALSAGASHSLAVRNNGTVWAWGDNSYGQLGDGMTTSRLIPVQVPNLGNMTRVEAGLYHTLALRSDGTVWSWGSNIFGQLGDGTGTDRRTPVQVSGLASVTTLAAGASHSLALHTDGIVWAWGDNGEGQLGDGTGIDRRTPVQVSGLASVTALAAGAFHSLALRANGTVWAWGANGEGQLGDGANTSRLLPAQIAGLSDMVAVAAGTSHSLALHSDGTVWAWGSNETGQLGDGTNDSRLTPVQVPGMQGVIAVAAGNTYSLALTVGGTAWAWGDNSEGQLGDGTNISRLTPVQVSGLARISALVAGPSHALALSDSETVWAWGYNWNGQLGNGVASYHWLPTQTLLP; encoded by the coding sequence ATGATGAAGACGATGACGCCCCCGCGCCTTGAGACCTTGCTAACCTTGGCGCTGCTGGCCAGTCTCGCCGGTTGCACGAATTTCGCTCAGGAAGAGATTTCCTTCTGTGAGCGCAATCCCAGCCGTTGTGGTCAAGACCCAGGCGACGGGGGGCTGCTTCCGGATGGGGGGCCTTCCGATACGACGGCTCCCGTCATCGTCCAGAGTGCCCAGTCCGCTACCCACATTCTGGCCCACGAAACAGTGAGCTTGCGTGTCACGGCACAAGACGATGAGTCCCCTCGTCTGGCGTTCTTGTGGGAAAGTAACTTGGGGAGTTTCGGAACCCCTTCGAGTACAGACACCACCAGCGAAGTGACTTGGACACCGCCCCCGTGTTCGCCCGCGAGTACCGGGGTCTCCATCACGGTGACTGTCACCAATGGCTCTCGCCTCTCCGCCACGAAGGTCTTCTCCCTCTCGACCAATCCCTGCCCAGCTCCGGCCCTCTCCACGCGGGCCAGGCACTCGCTGGCGCTGCGGGGCGATGGCACCGTCTGGGCCTGGGGGGCCAATGACGACGGCCAACTGGGCGATGGGACGAAAACCTCTCGAGTGACCCCCGTGCAGGTGCTGGGGGTGGCCAGCGTCATCGCTGTTGCCGCCGGGGCTTCCCATTCGCTGGCGCTGCGCAGCGATGGTGCCGTCTGGGCCTGGGGAGCCAATGGGAATGGCCAGCTCGGCGATGGGACGAATACCTCCCGGCTTACCCCTGTCCTGGTGTCCAGCCCATCCAACGTGCTCGCCATTGCCGCGAGCTCGTTCCACTCGCTGGCGTTGCGCGGCGATGGCTCCGTCTGGGCCTGGGGCTCCAACGGAGCTGGCCAACTCGGTGATGGGACGACTGCTTCCCGCCTCACCCCCGTGCAGGTGTCCGGCCTGTCCAGCGTCACCGCGATTGCCGCCGGGCATGCCTGCTCGCTGGCATTGAGGAGCGGCGGCACTGTCTGGGCTTGGGGTGACAACAGCAAAGGTCAGTTGGGCGATGGGACGAACACCCCCCGGTTGACTCCTGTGCAGGTGTCCGGCCTATCTGGCGCGACCACCCTGTCCGCAGGTCTGGCGTCCGCGGTGGCGCTGAGGGGGGATGGCTCGGTGTGGGCCTGGGGAGCCAATGACGATGGCCAACTCGGCGATGGAACGAAGGCCTCTCGAGTGACCCCCGTGCAGGTGTCTGGCCTGTCTGGCGTGACCGCCATTGCCACTGGAAATGGCCACTCGCTGGCGCTGAGCGGGGAGGGCACGGTGTGGGCGTGGGGTTTCAATGGAAGCGGCCAGCTGGGGGACGGGACGAACACCTCCCGGTTGACCCCCGTGCAGGTGTCCGGTTTGTCGGGTGCCACCGCCATTGCCACTGGGAGCGCCCACTCGCTGGCGCTGAGCGGAGACGGCACGGCTTGGGCTTGGGGCTTCAACGGCAATGGCCAGCTGGGGAACGGGATGCTTACCCGCCAGTCCACGCCGTTGCAGTCACAAGGACTCACCGATGTCGCTGCCTTGTCCGCGGGCGCTTCCCATTCACTGGCCGTGCGCAACAATGGCACCGTCTGGGCTTGGGGCGACAACAGCTATGGCCAACTCGGTGACGGAATGACCACCTCCCGCCTCATTCCCGTACAGGTGCCTAATCTTGGCAACATGACCCGGGTGGAGGCAGGTCTCTATCACACGCTGGCACTGCGGAGCGATGGCACCGTCTGGTCTTGGGGCAGTAACATCTTCGGCCAGTTGGGTGATGGGACGGGCACGGATCGACGCACTCCCGTGCAGGTGTCAGGGCTGGCCAGCGTCACCACCCTTGCCGCAGGAGCTTCCCACTCGCTGGCGCTGCATACCGATGGCATCGTCTGGGCCTGGGGTGACAACGGTGAGGGGCAACTGGGCGATGGGACGGGCATAGATCGACGCACTCCCGTGCAGGTGTCAGGGCTGGCCAGCGTCACCGCCCTTGCCGCGGGAGCTTTCCACTCGCTGGCGCTGAGGGCCAATGGCACCGTTTGGGCCTGGGGGGCCAATGGAGAGGGCCAGCTCGGCGATGGCGCGAACACTTCCCGCCTCCTTCCTGCCCAGATCGCAGGTCTGTCCGACATGGTCGCTGTGGCCGCAGGGACTTCCCACTCACTGGCGTTGCACAGCGATGGCACCGTCTGGGCCTGGGGCTCCAATGAGACCGGCCAACTCGGAGATGGGACGAACGACTCCCGCCTCACCCCCGTACAGGTACCTGGCATGCAGGGGGTCATCGCCGTTGCCGCAGGGAATACCTACTCGTTGGCGCTGACCGTCGGAGGCACTGCTTGGGCCTGGGGCGACAACAGTGAAGGCCAGTTGGGGGATGGGACGAACATCTCCCGTCTAACGCCCGTGCAGGTGTCCGGTCTGGCGCGGATCTCTGCCCTTGTTGCTGGCCCGAGTCATGCGCTGGCACTGTCCGACAGTGAGACCGTCTGGGCTTGGGGTTACAATTGGAACGGCCAGCTCGGAAATGGCGTCGCATCGTATCACTGGCTGCCCACACAAACCCTGCTCCCCTGA
- a CDS encoding transcriptional regulator — protein MERAVSLAAALQGAAPEPGAFARHLGGLLSRTEDPMLALERLHARDLALAFSCAQGLPAACALLEQEVLLKLRVPLSRIHPSPAFVDEVLQVLRAKLLMTRVEAPSRLLGYAGTGPLLYWVSISAVRLALRMRKALGEESQAEVLAAPGGLGFVLEEARGHVRAALIRAVASLNDVDRVLLRLHFVEKLSLERMAALFGLHKSTLSRRLSVVQALLKKRTRRALAERLSLPTGSGQPDARHPGAAGLEPLRPAGRARESCPDENTLLGYASEALDPEGTAAVHQHVVGCPECWSVLTALGGLETPLHAWQRPADA, from the coding sequence GTGGAGCGCGCCGTCTCCCTGGCCGCTGCCCTCCAAGGTGCCGCGCCGGAGCCGGGGGCCTTCGCGCGCCACCTCGGGGGGCTGCTCTCTCGGACGGAGGACCCGATGCTCGCGCTGGAACGGCTGCATGCCCGGGATCTCGCGCTCGCATTCTCTTGCGCACAGGGGTTGCCAGCGGCCTGTGCGCTCCTGGAGCAGGAGGTCCTCCTCAAGCTGCGCGTCCCCCTGTCTCGCATCCATCCCTCGCCGGCGTTCGTGGACGAGGTGCTGCAGGTGCTCCGGGCCAAACTGCTGATGACTCGCGTGGAGGCACCCTCACGGCTGCTCGGCTACGCGGGCACGGGTCCGCTGCTGTACTGGGTGAGCATCTCCGCGGTGCGGCTCGCGCTGAGGATGCGCAAGGCGCTGGGAGAAGAGTCGCAGGCCGAGGTGCTCGCCGCGCCGGGAGGGCTGGGCTTCGTCCTGGAGGAGGCCCGGGGGCATGTGCGCGCGGCTTTGATCCGGGCGGTGGCCTCGCTGAACGACGTGGACAGGGTGCTGCTACGGCTGCACTTCGTCGAGAAGCTCTCCCTGGAGCGCATGGCCGCCCTGTTCGGCCTGCACAAGTCCACCCTCTCACGCCGGCTCTCCGTGGTGCAGGCGCTGCTGAAGAAGCGGACGCGGCGCGCGCTCGCCGAACGCCTGTCGCTGCCCACCGGAAGTGGACAGCCTGATGCGCGCCATCCAGGGGCGGCTGGACTTGAGCCTCTCCGGCCTGCTGGAAGGGCGCGAGAGAGCTGCCCGGACGAGAACACGCTCTTGGGTTATGCGAGCGAGGCGTTGGACCCCGAGGGCACGGCGGCCGTGCACCAGCATGTCGTTGGCTGTCCGGAGTGCTGGAGCGTGCTCACCGCGCTGGGCGGGCTGGAGACGCCTCTTCACGCCTGGCAACGTCCTGCTGACGCGTGA
- a CDS encoding site-specific DNA-methyltransferase encodes MATGIPSKNGKARLTYRLEYEGKAPVEEVLSGERARLERVLTVAGKPTNRLYYGENLRVLRALAADPEVAGQVRLVYIDPPYATGASFESRGQAHAYADHRVGAEFLEFLRQRLILMQRLLAEDGSIYVHLDENAAHPVKVLMDEIFGPENFRAWITRKKCNPKNYTKKTYGNVADYLLFYSKSASYVWEQQFDARNQEADEQEYRHIEEGTGRRYMKVPIHAPGVRNGETGQEWKGMRPPPGKHWQYKPSKLEEMDRRGEIVWSGSGNPRRKVYLDQRPGIPVQDIWLEFRDAHNQMIKITGYPTEKNPDMLRRIICASSRPGDLVLDAFAGSGTTAHLAEELGRRWIMVDNSPLALATMARRLAHGSEPMGDFVKQRGKKKAAVQQSLLDRVLKSGLDLYVERDKAVEPIPPAQLDDWAKMLHGRVVSSPTTEKSGARRAS; translated from the coding sequence ATGGCGACTGGAATCCCCTCGAAAAACGGCAAGGCCCGGCTCACCTATCGCCTGGAGTACGAAGGCAAGGCCCCTGTAGAGGAGGTGCTCTCCGGGGAGCGAGCGCGGCTCGAGCGCGTCCTCACCGTCGCCGGGAAGCCAACAAATCGGCTCTACTACGGCGAAAATCTACGAGTGCTCCGCGCTCTCGCCGCGGATCCGGAGGTCGCAGGGCAGGTCCGGCTGGTCTACATCGATCCTCCGTATGCCACGGGGGCCAGCTTCGAGAGCCGCGGCCAAGCGCATGCCTACGCGGATCACCGCGTAGGTGCGGAGTTCTTGGAGTTCCTGCGGCAGCGGCTGATCCTGATGCAGCGCCTCTTGGCGGAGGACGGGTCCATCTACGTCCACCTCGACGAGAACGCCGCGCACCCCGTGAAGGTGCTGATGGACGAGATCTTCGGGCCCGAGAACTTCCGCGCCTGGATCACCCGCAAGAAGTGCAATCCGAAGAACTACACCAAGAAGACCTACGGGAATGTCGCGGACTACCTTCTCTTCTACTCGAAGAGCGCCTCGTACGTCTGGGAGCAGCAGTTCGACGCCAGAAACCAGGAGGCGGACGAGCAGGAGTACCGGCACATCGAGGAGGGGACCGGACGCCGCTACATGAAGGTGCCCATCCACGCGCCAGGCGTCAGGAATGGCGAGACCGGGCAGGAGTGGAAGGGCATGCGGCCTCCTCCAGGAAAGCACTGGCAGTACAAGCCCTCGAAGCTTGAGGAAATGGACAGGCGGGGAGAAATCGTCTGGTCCGGCTCGGGCAATCCGCGCCGCAAGGTCTATCTCGACCAGCGCCCCGGTATCCCCGTTCAAGACATCTGGTTGGAGTTCCGGGACGCGCACAACCAGATGATCAAGATCACGGGCTACCCGACAGAGAAGAACCCCGACATGTTGCGCCGTATCATTTGCGCATCCTCCCGGCCTGGGGACTTGGTGCTGGACGCCTTCGCTGGGAGCGGCACCACGGCGCATCTGGCGGAGGAGTTGGGGCGGCGCTGGATCATGGTCGACAACTCCCCGCTGGCGCTCGCCACCATGGCAAGGCGGCTCGCCCACGGAAGCGAGCCCATGGGCGATTTCGTCAAGCAGCGCGGGAAAAAGAAGGCCGCGGTCCAACAAAGCCTGCTGGACCGTGTGCTCAAAAGCGGGTTGGACCTCTACGTGGAGCGGGACAAGGCCGTGGAACCCATCCCCCCAGCGCAGCTCGATGATTGGGCGAAGATGCTACACGGCCGGGTCGTCAGCTCTCCAACCACTGAGAAGTCAGGCGCTCGGAGAGCATCTTGA